In the genome of Synergistales bacterium, the window GCCCTTGTATTTATGCCAGGCGATTGACTCGCGCACCAGGTTGCGCTTTAGCTCGATATTTAAATCCGGCTCCCAGAAATCAACGTGCAGCTGCCAGGCCAGGTGATCAATAACGGGCTCGGGCAGTTCCTCCAGCCGGGCATACAGCAGGGGCTTTTCCAGCTCCGCATGCACCATCTGGATTTCACTGTCAATTGCTTGTGCTGCGGCCGCGATTGTCGGGTCTGCGCTTATGGAATCCGGCAGAAGCTCTGCGAACTTGATTTCTGTCAGTGTTTTAGGCATCTTCAAGGCCTCCGTACGTCACGGTTTTCGTGCCGTCTGCCGCCACTTCGGATAAATCCAGAGTCTGAAAGGCGGCCGGGCTTGTGACCTCGACCCGCTTGGCCCCGGCCTGTTGAATACGCCGGATCAGGTCCGAAGGATTGATATCCCGGCCGATCTTTGTTTTCTGCCACAAAATATATGCATCCACCGCATCCTGGACCGCATCCTGGATTGATGCGGCGATGCCTGCGTCATTCGTGCTTATGTAATAGGTGATGTCCACATCAAAGGAGACCTGCGCCGGGGCCTGGACGGATACCTGATCCGTGAGGGGGCGCCGCTTGTCTGATGAGACGATCTCCTCCACGTCATCCAGGTGTGTCTGCTGCGGAAGCTCTCCGCCGGTCATCAATACATACAGATTCACCTGTCCGGGTGTGGGAGATAATACCGATACATCCGCTATGTCCTGGTGTGCGGTTTGTGCCCAGTACACGTATGCATGATAAGGCCCGGCAGTGGAATATTTTTCAGGCGCCAGCCGGATCCGCTGCCGGAAATTGTCATCCGCTTCCTCGTCCGATCCGCCCAGGGATGTGTCTGTATTAGCCACGGACGTGATGTTCTCGACCACGTCCACCATTTTGTTGATCTGGCCGGCCACGAATCCGTTTCCGTCAGACCCGGCGGTTTGGCATTGTGCCGTCACCGTCACAGACGTGTCCCCGGCCGGGATCTCTGCGGCCTCTGTGGTGGCAAAATAGATCTGCCCCCCGGGCGTAACCCTGGAGCCTGCCGGGATCAGCACGGCAAACCCCAGCGGTTCCGCGATGGAATACTGCATGGTGGCTTTTGCGGCGGACGCCTCCAGGCGGGTGGTGTCGGTGAGCACGCCCAGATGGTCCAGAAAATTCCCTTGTGCATACCCGAGAAGATTCTGCTTGCCGGTGTAATCGATGATGACGCGCTGCTGGGCGATCAGGGCGGCCAGCCCTTCCAGGAAAAGCCGCTCCGGGTCTCCCGGATACAGCTTTTTTCCGGTGATCGCCTCATGTGTGGTAAGCACATAACTTTCCACCTTTGCCGTATCGGTCTCGGTGAACTGTATATTGTCCAGATCGGAAAACATTACAACACCCCCTGTTTGATTTTCACCCGGATCTGCGGCACCAGGGCCCCGTCCATGGCTTCCGTTTCCGTTTGAACAAAACGGATGTCCGTGACCTCGACCCTGGGTTCATATTTTTTCAATGCCCGGTATATCTCGGACACTTCCATGGCCACGGCCCTGGGTTCGGGCTTGTCCAGGGCATCCCCCAGCCGGGCGAAATCCCGGTTTAAAAACACGCTGTCGCGGAGCGTGGCCAGGATCGTCCGCAAACTCTGCAGAATCCCTGCGACACCTTCCGCCCCGATGACAACGGAGCTTCCATCCGGGGTGACCGTGTATTCCGTTTGTGCCATCAGTTGTACTCCTTGAATTCAAGAGAGGCGATGGCCACGAGCGCCCGGCCATCCGCGTCCGTCCGTGTTTTTCTTTCCGTGATAGTCGTCAGCACATATTCTCCCAGCGGCCGGGTCCCGATCACAAGCACCTGGGGCTCGCCTGTCAATTTCAAATCATATAAGGCCGCGATCTCTTTTTCCGGGTTCACCCAGGAGGCATCCAGCCGTATATTGAAGCTGACCGTCTCGAGCTTATGCCCTGTGAACTCCAGCTTTTCCTTGCCCTCGGCCACCGCGTGCTCGGCAAACGTGGAAACATGCCGCCTGCGGTAGTTGTCCCAGGTTTTGATTCTGGAGGCGCTCACTTCGAAAAATATGGGGCCGAATGATCCGGTTTGTGCCATCAGTTTCTACCCTCCTGCGTATACATCCGGGCTTCCTGTAGCCATTCCGCTGCCGCAGGAAACCGGATCCCCGATCCGGCAGAGAGCCTTTCCGTTCGCAAAAACCGTGGCGCTGCCCCCGGCAGCCGTTCCGCCGTGCGGCGGGTTGGGCGGTCATGCGTGCGGATTCCAGCCGTCCCCGACCCGATGGACGGGAATCTTGTTGGCGTATACATCCGGACTGCCTGCGCTGTTCGCCCTCGGGGGCCAGCAGCCGTGCCCGGTTCCCATGTCTCCTTTTCTGTGTACGGCTGGCATTTCATTGCATCCTCTTTCATCAGTTCAAATCGATTCGCGGGGCCGTGACCGTCACGCTCTCGCCGGAATCGATCAGCACGGCCCCGTCCGCGTGCACCGTGATCGTGCCCTTGACGTTGACATCCAGGTGGTGGGTTTTGCGGTCATACTCCATGGTGGTGCCGTCGCTGAATTCCACGTGTCTTTTGTCCTGACTCTTGACCGGTACCGGATCCGGTTCCGAGTAGAAGCTGCCCGCCACAAACCCCTGTTCAAGCCCGAACGGCAGGAAAATGCAGAGCACCTGGTCACCGATGTCCGGCATCCAGTAGTCCTTGTCCTTGTGGACTTTGCGGACAAGGACCCGCAGATCATGAGAGACCAGGCCGTCCCCGTCCGGTACCGTCACCCGCACGGTGGCCGCGGCCGGATCCGTGGACGACACCACCGCCACCCGGATGGTGGACTCGAGCACCGAACGGATGTAATCGCTCACCCATGATTTGATTTTCTCCATCATATCAGTACTCCAGGGTCCTTTTCAGTTCCGCGCCGGTCCTGTACCCGACGCTCTTGCTGTATGAGTGGGTCACCTTCTCCACGAAATACGTGCCCGTGAAAACCCCGAATCCGTCCATTCGCACGGTGTTGGAGGCGAACAGGCGCGGGTCCCCGATGGAATCGAACCCGCCGGTGATCTCCTCCCGGTTTCGTTTCCGAAGCTCGGCCTTTGCCAGCATTTCCGCGGTGGCCAGGTCTTCCACGCGCTTGTTGATCTTGAGGATCTGGCCGTTTTCCGGGCCGTCCGCAGGGGTGAACGTGTAACTCAGCGTCTGCTTGGCAGGCGGGTCGAAATAATCCACCCGGCAGCCGGAAAACACTTCATGAGCCTGGGAGGAAAAATCCCAGGTGGATACGTCCTCCGGCCGGAACGTCAGGGCAGGAGGCTTTGCGTCATAAGTTTTCCCGTCAAACAGGATAATCTGCCGCTCGGCCGCCTTCAGCCGGAGCCCGGATTCATCCGCCAGGCGGGAGAGAAACCCGAGGTCCGATTCATTGCGCTGGTCCTTTCTCTGGTACGAAACCCCGGGCGCGTCATACACGCATGTGATATCATTCTGCCCGGCGAGCTCGGACGCGATCCCCTCCAGGGTGATATGCGCCCACGCCCTGGTTTTTTCCTCGCGACGCAGGGAGGATTTCACCGTACTGGACGCCGCCCGGATTTGCACCCGGTTCGGCGGGCCTGATACCTGTATGTCATCGATGGTGTATGTCCCGCACGGGTACGTGTATACATCCCCCGCAGCCGGGAAATCAAAACACTCGATACTTGCGACAAGTTCCGCGCCTTTGTCCGGGAACCAGTCCCCGATCCACAAGCGGCCCCGGTCCTCCAGGGTGATGGACAGATCGTCCGCTTTGCCGCCTGCATGATCGGTGCACTGAAAATCCGTGATCATGTCCGCAATGTCCGCGGAGATGTCCGTGCCGTCATACAGCACTTTGAGCCGGGCGTGCCTGGTGTTCACCTCTTCCATGGCGGCAGTGTCTCCGGTTTGTTGTCAGGGGTTTCAATCTGTGGCACGGTCAGCACGGTACCGGCGCTGAAAAACACCGTGTGCCTGTGGGCCGGATTGGCCATGATCAGCTCGTGCATGTATTTTTCAGATCCCAGGGTCTCTTTTGCGATCTGGTCCCATGCCTGCCCCTGCTTTGTGGTGTATGTATCAGGCAAAGCTCAGCCTCCGTTCGTCCTTGAAAAAGTCCCGCACCGCTTCTTTTGCTTTGATTGCCGCCTGGTTCCCGGCGGACTCGATCTGTTCCGCCGAGGTCTCCCCATCGCCTCCGATGGTGATGGTTTGATGTATGGTCTGGTAAATGGTTACGCTTCGACCGCCGGATCCGCGTCCGCCCCCGGCGGACACCCCGCCCCGGATACCGCCCATGGCCTGCTGCGCCGTGCGGGTCAGGTCCGGGGTGGATTGCTTGATGCCCCGGCCGATGGTGGAGCCGATGGCCCGGCCGGATTTGGTGAGATCGGACAGCGGTCCTTTTTTGGCGTCCGAGAACGGCAGGAACTCCCGGACCTTTTTGAACGCCGCCCCGATCATCTTTTTGGGCTCGCCGATCATAGACTTGATTCCGCCCACCAGCGTGCCCACGATCTTTTTCCCGGACTCGAACAGGTTGAAATTGGACAGCCAGTTCTTGACCGGGTTGAATGCCTGCATGATGAGGCCGAGCGGGGAAAACTTGAACGCCGTCTCCATGATCTTGGCCACGGTGGGGAATTTTTCCCGGACCCAGCCCCAGAAGTTGCCGAAAAATTCCTTGACCTTGGTCCAGTTTTTCACCATCCACACGGCACCGGCTGCAAGAGCTGCGGTACCGGTGATCAAAAGACCGATCGGGTTGGCATTCATGGCCGCATTCAACACCCACTGGGCGGCGGCCCATGCTTTTGTGCCTATGGCCACCGCTTTCTGTTTCACTGCCAGGCCTATGGCCACCGCCTTTTGTCGGGCCAACGCTATGTTGGTTTTCAGGACGGACGGCCGGAAAAAATCAAACGTGGCTTTTACAATTTGAGCCCCGTCAGACACCAGGGTCATTC includes:
- a CDS encoding phage tail protein translates to MPKTLTEIKFAELLPDSISADPTIAAAAQAIDSEIQMVHAELEKPLLYARLEELPEPVIDHLAWQLHVDFWEPDLNIELKRNLVRESIAWHKYKG
- a CDS encoding baseplate J/gp47 family protein, with amino-acid sequence MFSDLDNIQFTETDTAKVESYVLTTHEAITGKKLYPGDPERLFLEGLAALIAQQRVIIDYTGKQNLLGYAQGNFLDHLGVLTDTTRLEASAAKATMQYSIAEPLGFAVLIPAGSRVTPGGQIYFATTEAAEIPAGDTSVTVTAQCQTAGSDGNGFVAGQINKMVDVVENITSVANTDTSLGGSDEEADDNFRQRIRLAPEKYSTAGPYHAYVYWAQTAHQDIADVSVLSPTPGQVNLYVLMTGGELPQQTHLDDVEEIVSSDKRRPLTDQVSVQAPAQVSFDVDITYYISTNDAGIAASIQDAVQDAVDAYILWQKTKIGRDINPSDLIRRIQQAGAKRVEVTSPAAFQTLDLSEVAADGTKTVTYGGLEDA
- a CDS encoding phage tail protein → MAQTGSFGPIFFEVSASRIKTWDNYRRRHVSTFAEHAVAEGKEKLEFTGHKLETVSFNIRLDASWVNPEKEIAALYDLKLTGEPQVLVIGTRPLGEYVLTTITERKTRTDADGRALVAIASLEFKEYN
- a CDS encoding phage baseplate assembly protein V, which codes for MMEKIKSWVSDYIRSVLESTIRVAVVSSTDPAAATVRVTVPDGDGLVSHDLRVLVRKVHKDKDYWMPDIGDQVLCIFLPFGLEQGFVAGSFYSEPDPVPVKSQDKRHVEFSDGTTMEYDRKTHHLDVNVKGTITVHADGAVLIDSGESVTVTAPRIDLN